The genomic region CGTCGGCCTGCAGCACGTCGCAGTCGAGCACGATGGTGTTCTCGCCGAGCGCCTTCTCGTCGACGACCGCGCGCAGGGAGCGGCCGATCAGGCGGGAGATCTCGTGGGTGCGGCCGCCGATCTTGCCCTTGACCGACTCGCGGTCGCTGCGGGTGTTGGTGCTGCGCGGGAGCATGGCGTACTCGGCCGTCACCCAGCCCAGGCCGCTGCCCTTGCGCCAGCGCGGGACCCCCTCGGTGACGCTCGCGGAGCACAGGACGCGGGTGCGCCCGAACTCCACGAGCACGCTGCCCTCGGCGTGGTCGAGCCATCCGCGGGTGAAGGTGACGGGACGGAGCTGGTCGGCGGTGCGGCCGTCGGGGCGAGGCATCCCGGCAGCCTAGCGACGCGGCCGCACCTGGTGGACGTCACCGGCCCGCGCCAGCGCGAGCGGCCCCGGGTAGGCCGAGCGGGCCTGGGCCAGCGCCCGCACGGGGTCGCCCCAGGGCGGCACGTGGGTCAGCAGCACCCGGCGCGCCCGGGCCCGGGCCGCGTGCTCCCCCGCGTCGCGGGCGGTCAGGTGCAGCCCCTCCGGCGCCTCGTCGTCCACGCCGACGAGGAAGGACGCCTCGCACAGCAGCAGGTCCACGTCGGCGGCGAGCCGGACCAGCGCGTCGCTGCGGCCGGTGTCGCCGGAGTAGGCCAGCGAGGACCCGCCGTGCTCGACGCGAGTGGCGTAGGCCTCGACCGGATGGGCGACGCGGGCTACGGTGAAGCGCATTTCGCCAATCTGGTACGTCTCGCCGTCCTGCAGCTCCACCACGTCGAAGACGGCCGCCATCTGCTCGGGCCCGACCCCGCCGTAGGCGCCCGCGAGCCGCGCCAGCGTGCCGCTCGGCCCGTAGACCCGCAGCCGGGGGCCGGGCCGGCCGGAGCGCAGCACGTCCGGGTGGTAGCGCGCGAAGACGTACCAGCCGCAGAGGTCCATGCAGTGGTCGGGGTGCAGGTGGCTCAGGACGACCGCGTCCACGTCCGTCAGCGACGTCGCGGCCTGCAGCGGGCCGAGCGCCCCGCTGCCCACGTCGAGCACGAGCTTGGTGCCGCCGGCCTCGACGAGGTAGCAGCTGGCGGCGTTCCCGGGCGCCGGGAGCGAGCCCGAGCAGCCGACGACGGTGACCTGCACAGCCCTCGCCTCCCTGACGGTGCCGAGCGGTCAGGCTAGCGCGCCGTCGGGGACGAAGCGGATGCGCGTGACGGCCCCGGCGCTGGAGTCGATCGACACCGAGGCCGTCCGCCGGGCCCCGAGGCCGCCGCCGTTCGCGAAGACGAACGTGTGGACGACCGCGCCGCCCACCGACACCTCGGCGTAGCCGTTGGGACGGGAGCTCGACGGCGGGAAGGTACGCACCGCGTACGTCGGCGCGGAGCCGCCGCTCGGCAGGGCGAAGGAGTCCCTGGGCGGCCAGGGCGCGCTGCCGAAGACCCACATGTGGTTCCCACGGTGCTGCAGGGAGGACACGTCACCCGAGCCCGGCACCCCGAGCGCGACGCCGCTCGGGTTGGAGAACTCGACGGTGAGCGTCCCGTAGCCGGAGCCGGGAAGCTCGAAGTGGACGCCCTGTCCCTCGAAGTTGGCGGTCGGAGTGCACAGCCGGCCGTTCCTGATCACCGTCGGCCGGCTCGCCTCGTTGACGACGAGCGGGGCCGGCAGCACGGCGGTGTCCGCCATGGCGGTGAAGTCGAGGTCGACCGCAGCCGGCGCCGGGGGCGGCGGGACGGGAGGGACAGCCGCCGTGCCGATGCCCGCGACCGGCTGGCAGAAGACGTCCGCCAGCAGGTCGGCGTAGAGCTGCAGGCCGGGCTCGTTGAGGTGGACCTGATCGGCGCTGAGCAGGTCCAGGGGGTCCGCGCCCGCGACGTCCACGGACGCGAACACGGGGTGCGTGTCGATGAACAGGAGCCGGGCGGGGTCCGTGGCCGCGACCTCGGCCATGGCCGTCGTGTAGTCCGTCCACCGGAGCGGGCTGGTGACGCCGCCGCGCTGGTGCATGGAGACGAGGGCGATGCACACCGGGCCGGCCGCGGCCTTGATCTCCGCGACCTGCTGCAGGAGCTGGGCCTTGAAGGTGGCGATCGACACCCCTCCCGCGTAGTCGTTCGAGCCCTGCATGAGCAGCACGATCGCGGGCTTGAGCTGGGCCAGGCGCTGCGCGACGGGAGCCTTGCCGAGGAAGGTCGCCACGGTCGCGCCGCCGACGCCCCCGTTGTAGGCCTGGATGCCTGCCGACACGTCCCCGTCGTGGGAGTAGAGCCCGTCCACCGTCACGGCGCCGAGGGCCGTGATCGTGATCGTGTGCTGGCCGGGTGCGAGGCTTCCGGAGGTCCACGACCCGTCACTGCGGTCCACCCCCGAGGTTGCGGGAGTGACGGTGACGGGAGCGCCGCCGTCGATGCGTACGGTGAACGCGCCGGCTCCCGGCCCCTGGCCGTGCAGCACGGTGAAGGCCGTGGCCCGCCGGGCGGTGTGGGTCATCGATGCGCCGGCGGACAGCCGGGTCGCGAGGGCGAGGCCGGCGTACACGGTCGCCGTCGAGCCGGAGAACACCCACTCGCTCTCGCGCAGGAGCCCGGCGTTCACTCCGGGGGTGAAGACGCCACCGGTGGCTACGAGGAGCCGGGCGTGAAGCTGTCGGGAGAACAAGGTCAGCCAGCGCTTCTCCGCGGTCCCGGCGTTGTTGCCGGCGGTGGTGCTGCTGCCGATGGCGACGATGCGTACGGGCGCGACCGCCCGCAGGGCGAGCGCGGCGCGCGCCGCGCGCAGGGCCGGTGGCGCGCCGGTGTCGGTGGCGCCGGCCGTGCCGCTGCCCGTCGCGGCGGTGGCCGGCTGCGCCACGAGCGGCACGGTCGCGACCGCCCCGGCGCCGAGCAGAGCCGTCCGCAGGACGGTGCGCCGGCTCGCCGTCGAGCGCGGCGTGGGGGATGCCTCGTTGTGCTCGCTGCTCATCGCCTGCTCCGCAGTTCGGGGGTCAGGGGCACGAGGCCCGCCGCGGGGCGACCCTAGAGCAGGAAGCCGCCTTCAGGTGCCGCTTCTGGCACTCTGCCCGGTCCCCTGCCGGAGGCCCACCGTCCCGCCCCGTCGAGGAGCGGGGATGACCGCGGTCGCGGGGGACGCAGCGGCCGCCGGGGCCACGGCCGGGCGGAGCTCCCCCGCGCTCCCCGGTGACTCGGGCGCCGCGCTTCCGGAGCCGCTGGACGACGTGGAAGCGCTGCGCCTGCTCAGAAACGGCCGCTCGAAAGCGAGATGGAAGGGGTAGGCGACGGCGAGGACGACGGCAACTCCGACGGTCAGCTCCAGCGCGAGGGGTGACAGCCCCTGTCGCGCCAGCCCGAGCTGCCAGCCGGCCTGCCAGACGAAGAAGAGCGTGACGTGGTGCACGAGGTAGACGCTGTAGGAGATGAGCCCGAGGCGGGTCAGCGGCCGGATCGAGAGCAGCCGGGCGGTGCGGGTGGCGGGGGTGGCGGCCAGCGACACGAGGCCCCAGAAGCCGGCGGCGAGCAGGACCGACCGCAACGGCAGGCCGAGCGGCGCACGGTCGGCCCAGCTGACGGCACTGCCCACGGTGGCGAGGACGCCCGCCAGCAGCGCGCCCTCCCGCCGCCGCGACATCCCGGGCCGCAGGCGGGGAAGCGAGACCGCCGCCCAGATGCCGACCGCGAACATGATCCCGCCCCCGAGCGCGGACATGCGGAAGGCCCGCTCCGACGCGTCGGGCACCAACGCGGAGACGGCCACGGAGTAGGCCAGGGCCAGGCCGAGCACGGCCGCCAGGGTGCGGTCGCCGTAGCGCCGGTAGGCCAGGACGACGAGGGGGAAGACGACGTAGAACTGCGCCTCGAGGCCCATGAACCAGAGGTTGCCGCTGATGCCGTCCCAGTAGCTGTCGAAGAAGGTGTGGACGAAGAACAGGTGGGCGAGCAGGTCCGGCGCGCTCGGGAACGAGTAGCGGAACTGGGTGAGCAGGTCCACCTGCGCGGGGAACGAGACCCACCCCGGGCCGGCTCCCGTGGCCCGGAGCAGCCCGAGCGCCACGAAGGGTAGGACCAGAGAGAGGGCGATGGCGGCATAATAGGCCGGCGCGATTCGCCGGAACCGCGCCATCAGGAATTCCCGTGCGGAAAAGGCGGCTAGACGCTCGGGACGGGTGGCCAACGGCAAGAAGAGGCAGAACCCACTGATGGCCATGAACAACTCGTTGCGCACGTCGAGCGCGCCGATCAGCCCGAGCCCGTACGCCCTCGGCCGACCGGCGAAGTCCCAGCTGTGAAAGAGGATGATGGCCAGGCAGCAGACGGCCCGGAGGCCGTCGATACCGTGCCGCCGCCCAGTGAGCGCCGCCGATGCCCTGATTGCAGCACTTTCGCGCGGCACGAAAAGCCCCCGCATCACACGAGTCCCCGTTCCACTTCCCGTAGTTGCCGGGGCAATCTACGGTCCGCCGGACGAGTGACCGCGGCTCGATGTCGCCCGAGTGGCCCAGGTCACGTGGAGAAATCCGGGCAACAGTGAGGTTCGCCTCGGGATGCCTCACCCGTCCGAGGTACGCCCTCCACGCGGGCACAGGGGTCGACACCTGCATCTGCACGACCTTCGTGGCACATCTGCGGCGCAGGACGCGCAGCCGATGTTCGTCACGGTGAGCGACTGACCACCCCGTGCAGCGTGACGATCTCGGTGGCTCGCGCGGGAGGCTCCACTCGAGACTCAGGAATCTCTCAGGGAATCTCGACCGGAGTCCGCTGCCGCCACTAGCATCCGGCCATGCGGGCCGGCGCGGGCACTTGAATGAGCCCATCTCCAGGGCCCGGCATCACCGTGGTGATCGCCTGCCACAACGCGGCGGGCACGATCGCGCGAGCAGTGCGCTCGGCCCTGCTCCAGGACCCGGCACCGGCGGAGGTCGTCGTCTGCGACGACGCGTCCGACGACGACAGCGTCGAGGTCCTCGCCGGCTTCGGGCCCCGTGTCCGCGTCCTTCGCCACGCGCAGAACCGTGGGGAGGCGGGAGCCAAGAACACCGCCGTGCGCGCCGCGCGTACCGAATGGGTGGCCGTCCTCGACGCCGACGACGAGTTCCTGCCCGGCCGACTCGCCGCGGTCGCCGGCCTGCTCGCCGACCGGCCGGGCCTGGACCTGGTGACGACCGACGCCTACCTCTCCCACGACGGGCGCCGGCTCGGCCGGTGGTACGGGCCGCACTACCCCTTCGCCTTCGAGGACCAGCGGCGCGCGATCCTCGAGCGCAACTTCGTCTTCGGGCACGTCGTCCTGCGGCGGTCGGCGTTCCTCGCCGTCGGCGGCTTCGACGAGCGCATCGCGCACGCCACCGACTGGGACTGCTGGATCCGCATGGTCCACACGGGCTCCCGCATCGGCCTGGTCCCCGAGCCGCTCGCGGTCTACCACCTGCAGGAGACCAGTCTCAGCTCCGACCGGCCGGCGATGGCCCGCAGCATCGCAGCCCTGCTCACCGAAGCGTGTGACCGGCTCGAGCTGACCGTGCGGGAGCGCCGCACCGCGCTGGCGGCGGCTGCGCAGCACACGCGGACGGCGGCCCGGCACGAGCTGAAGCGCGCCCTGCTCGACCCGGCCGGGGACCCGCGGGCGGCTGCCCGGGCCGTGCTCGCCGACCGGGAGCAGGCGCCGCGCTCGCGCGCGCTCGCCGCCGCCGCGTACGCGCTGCCCAGCGTGGTGCGCCGGCGGTTGCAGGCGCGGGAGCGCACGACCTGGCTGGGGCCGGGGGACGTCCGGCTCCCCCGCCGGCTACCGGCGGCGGGGCAGGACCGCGACCGCCGCCTGTCGGTGCTCCTGACCGTGCCCGACCGGCCGTGGCCGGCCAACGGCGGCAAGCGGATGCGGGCGTCCGCCACGCTGCGGGCCCTCGCCGCCCTGCCGGAGGTGGACCTGGACGTCGTGGTGCTGTTCGCCGGGCCACCCGTCGCGCAGCCGCTGCCTCCGGGCGTCCGCGCCCGGCGCTGCGTCCAGCACGACGGGCCGCTGCGCCCGAAGCCCGTGGCCGCCGTCGTCGCGCTCACCCGTGCCGTTCCCTGGCAGGTGGCGGTGCCGCGCTGGGGCAGCGCGCGCAGGGCGATGGCCCCGCTCCGGTCCACGACGTACGACCTGGTGTGGTTCGGGGCCACCGACCATGCGCTGAGCCTGCAGCGCGCGGTGCGCGCCCGGCACCGCGTGATCGACATGGACGACGTGGAGACCTCGAAGGCGCGCACGTTCCTCTGCCTGCCGGCCGACACCCCGGTCACCCGCGGGCTGGTGCGGCTGCAGCGCCGGATCGAGCTGCCGCTCTGGTGGCACGTCCAGCAGCGCGCCAGCCAGCAGGCCGACGCGCTGGTCGTGTGCAGCGAGCTGGACCGCCGCCGGCTGCGCACCCCGCGGGCGGCCGTCGTGCCGAACGTCTACCCCTACCCGGCGCCGGGCTACGTGCGGCGGCCCGACGGCCGGCCCACCCTGCTGATGATCGGGACGTACTCGTACCTGCCGAACGTGGACGCGGCCGCCTTCGCGGCACGACAGGTGCTGCCGCTGCTGCGCGAGAAGGTCCCGGACGCGCGGCTGCGCCTGGTCGGCCGCTTCGCTGAGGAGCTGCTGGCCGACCTCGGCGGGCTTCCCGGCGTCGACGTCGTGGGCGAGGTGCCCGACGTCGGGCCCGAGCTCTCGCGCGCCGCCCTGGCCCTCGCGACGATCCGCTACGGCGGCGGCACCCGGATCAAGATCCTCGAGGCGTTCGCCCACGAGGTGCCCGTCGTCAGCACGCCGCTCGCGCGCGAGGGGCTGTCCGTGGTCGACGGCCGGCACCTGCTCGTGGGCGACGACCCCGCGGAGCTGGCCGACGCCTGCGTCCGGGTGCTGGACGACCCGACGCTGGCCCGGGAGCTGGGGCGGGCGGGGCGGGACCTGCACGCCGAGCGGTACGCCCCCGAGGCCTCGGCCGCGGCGGTCCGCGAGGTGCTGGCCCGGTTCCTGCCCGTCGGCCCGCACGATGCGCCCGGGCCCCGCTGACATGCGCTCCGGGGCGTACCGGCTCTGCGTCGTGGCCCACTCCACGCAGCTGGGCGGCGCGGAGCGCTTCCTGCAGTTCCTGCTGGGAGCGCTTCCGCCCACGGTGCACGTCACCGTGCTGGGCGCCGACCCGCGGGTGCTCGCCGACGTCGTCGCGCGGCGGCCGGGCGCGGCGGCGGTGGCCGTCCCGATGCGGGTGCGCCCGCTGCGTGCCGCCCTGCGCCGGGCGCGTCCCGACGTCGTGCACGTCAACCTGCCCGACGCGGTGGACTGCCGCCCGGCGATCCTGGCCGCGGCCACCCTCCGGCTGCCGTTCGTGCTGGTGGACCACCTGCCGGCCCCCGGGCTCACCTGGCGCGGGCGGGCGGTGCAGCGGCTGACGACCCGCGCCAGCGCCCGCCGGGTGGCGGTCGGCACCGCCGCCGCGCGGGCCGTCGAGCGCTTCTGCGGACTGCGGCCGGGCAGCGTGCGGACGATCCCGAACGGCGTCCCGCCACATCCCGGGCCCGCGCACGAGCAGCGGGACCCGCCCCTGCTCGGCGTGCTGGCCCGGCTGGAGCGGCAGAAGGGCGTCGACGTGCTGCTGCACGCGCTCGTCCAGGCCCCCGGGCTCGGGCTCACGGTCGCCGGGGACGGCAGCGAGCGGGCCGCGCTGGAGAAGCTCGCGGCCCGGCTGGGGGTGGGCGACCGGGTGCGTTTCTCGGGCTGGGCCCCCGCGCCGGAGAGCTTCCTCGCCACCGTCGACGTGCTCGTGGCTCCCTCCCGCAACGAGGCGATGCCGCTCGTCGTGCTCGAGGCGATGCACGCCGGCCTGCCGGTGCTCGCGACGCGGGTGGGCGCGGTCGGCGAGGTGGTCCAGCACGGGCGGACCGGGCTGCTCGTCGAGCCCGAGGACGTCGGCGGCCTGGCGTCCGCGCTGCGCGAGCTGGCGGCGGACCGAGAGCTGCGCGCACGGCTCGGCGCCGCCGGCCGCGAGCGCGCCCGTACGGCGTTCTCGGACACCGCCATGGCGGCGGCGTACGACCGCGCCTACCGGGAGGTCATCGCCGGGCGCCGCTGAGCCGGCTCACGCCCAGAGCTGGCCCTCGAGCGCGTCCTCGGCCTCGTCGAGCTCCAT from Motilibacter aurantiacus harbors:
- the rph gene encoding ribonuclease PH, which encodes MPRPDGRTADQLRPVTFTRGWLDHAEGSVLVEFGRTRVLCSASVTEGVPRWRKGSGLGWVTAEYAMLPRSTNTRSDRESVKGKIGGRTHEISRLIGRSLRAVVDEKALGENTIVLDCDVLQADGGTRTAAITGAYVALADAVSWLRERKLLKGEPLRGSVSAVSVGIIAGEPRLDLCYEEDVAAGTDMNVVMTGDGTFVEVQGTAEGAPFDRAELDSLLELAAGGCTQLGVLQLEALGR
- a CDS encoding MBL fold metallo-hydrolase, producing the protein MQVTVVGCSGSLPAPGNAASCYLVEAGGTKLVLDVGSGALGPLQAATSLTDVDAVVLSHLHPDHCMDLCGWYVFARYHPDVLRSGRPGPRLRVYGPSGTLARLAGAYGGVGPEQMAAVFDVVELQDGETYQIGEMRFTVARVAHPVEAYATRVEHGGSSLAYSGDTGRSDALVRLAADVDLLLCEASFLVGVDDEAPEGLHLTARDAGEHAARARARRVLLTHVPPWGDPVRALAQARSAYPGPLALARAGDVHQVRPRR
- a CDS encoding SGNH/GDSL hydrolase family protein, with product MSSEHNEASPTPRSTASRRTVLRTALLGAGAVATVPLVAQPATAATGSGTAGATDTGAPPALRAARAALALRAVAPVRIVAIGSSTTAGNNAGTAEKRWLTLFSRQLHARLLVATGGVFTPGVNAGLLRESEWVFSGSTATVYAGLALATRLSAGASMTHTARRATAFTVLHGQGPGAGAFTVRIDGGAPVTVTPATSGVDRSDGSWTSGSLAPGQHTITITALGAVTVDGLYSHDGDVSAGIQAYNGGVGGATVATFLGKAPVAQRLAQLKPAIVLLMQGSNDYAGGVSIATFKAQLLQQVAEIKAAAGPVCIALVSMHQRGGVTSPLRWTDYTTAMAEVAATDPARLLFIDTHPVFASVDVAGADPLDLLSADQVHLNEPGLQLYADLLADVFCQPVAGIGTAAVPPVPPPPAPAAVDLDFTAMADTAVLPAPLVVNEASRPTVIRNGRLCTPTANFEGQGVHFELPGSGYGTLTVEFSNPSGVALGVPGSGDVSSLQHRGNHMWVFGSAPWPPRDSFALPSGGSAPTYAVRTFPPSSSRPNGYAEVSVGGAVVHTFVFANGGGLGARRTASVSIDSSAGAVTRIRFVPDGALA
- a CDS encoding acyltransferase family protein; this translates as MRGLFVPRESAAIRASAALTGRRHGIDGLRAVCCLAIILFHSWDFAGRPRAYGLGLIGALDVRNELFMAISGFCLFLPLATRPERLAAFSAREFLMARFRRIAPAYYAAIALSLVLPFVALGLLRATGAGPGWVSFPAQVDLLTQFRYSFPSAPDLLAHLFFVHTFFDSYWDGISGNLWFMGLEAQFYVVFPLVVLAYRRYGDRTLAAVLGLALAYSVAVSALVPDASERAFRMSALGGGIMFAVGIWAAVSLPRLRPGMSRRREGALLAGVLATVGSAVSWADRAPLGLPLRSVLLAAGFWGLVSLAATPATRTARLLSIRPLTRLGLISYSVYLVHHVTLFFVWQAGWQLGLARQGLSPLALELTVGVAVVLAVAYPFHLAFERPFLSRRSASTSSSGSGSAAPESPGSAGELRPAVAPAAAASPATAVIPAPRRGGTVGLRQGTGQSARSGT
- a CDS encoding glycosyltransferase; translation: MSPSPGPGITVVIACHNAAGTIARAVRSALLQDPAPAEVVVCDDASDDDSVEVLAGFGPRVRVLRHAQNRGEAGAKNTAVRAARTEWVAVLDADDEFLPGRLAAVAGLLADRPGLDLVTTDAYLSHDGRRLGRWYGPHYPFAFEDQRRAILERNFVFGHVVLRRSAFLAVGGFDERIAHATDWDCWIRMVHTGSRIGLVPEPLAVYHLQETSLSSDRPAMARSIAALLTEACDRLELTVRERRTALAAAAQHTRTAARHELKRALLDPAGDPRAAARAVLADREQAPRSRALAAAAYALPSVVRRRLQARERTTWLGPGDVRLPRRLPAAGQDRDRRLSVLLTVPDRPWPANGGKRMRASATLRALAALPEVDLDVVVLFAGPPVAQPLPPGVRARRCVQHDGPLRPKPVAAVVALTRAVPWQVAVPRWGSARRAMAPLRSTTYDLVWFGATDHALSLQRAVRARHRVIDMDDVETSKARTFLCLPADTPVTRGLVRLQRRIELPLWWHVQQRASQQADALVVCSELDRRRLRTPRAAVVPNVYPYPAPGYVRRPDGRPTLLMIGTYSYLPNVDAAAFAARQVLPLLREKVPDARLRLVGRFAEELLADLGGLPGVDVVGEVPDVGPELSRAALALATIRYGGGTRIKILEAFAHEVPVVSTPLAREGLSVVDGRHLLVGDDPAELADACVRVLDDPTLARELGRAGRDLHAERYAPEASAAAVREVLARFLPVGPHDAPGPR
- a CDS encoding glycosyltransferase family 4 protein, with the translated sequence MRSGAYRLCVVAHSTQLGGAERFLQFLLGALPPTVHVTVLGADPRVLADVVARRPGAAAVAVPMRVRPLRAALRRARPDVVHVNLPDAVDCRPAILAAATLRLPFVLVDHLPAPGLTWRGRAVQRLTTRASARRVAVGTAAARAVERFCGLRPGSVRTIPNGVPPHPGPAHEQRDPPLLGVLARLERQKGVDVLLHALVQAPGLGLTVAGDGSERAALEKLAARLGVGDRVRFSGWAPAPESFLATVDVLVAPSRNEAMPLVVLEAMHAGLPVLATRVGAVGEVVQHGRTGLLVEPEDVGGLASALRELAADRELRARLGAAGRERARTAFSDTAMAAAYDRAYREVIAGRR